The Humulus lupulus chromosome 3, drHumLupu1.1, whole genome shotgun sequence genome window below encodes:
- the LOC133822695 gene encoding SEC12-like protein 2 produces the protein MASNPEPHNFQKYGVPFYSVAWVPYNSIRFDPKPKPQDDQDQPKPADEPTADRKYIVLAGGGGEGNSGIPNAVVLSEFDVASNSLSDEPVVKHRTGSDLPYRMAVHPGGEGLICSFPKSCRWFEWDGENSIEGHQIGVKQSDRVLTSLEDVEQQLSLAFNNEGSILASGGENGNLKVFKWPSMEIVLDEAKAHSSVKDLNFSPDGKLLASLGSVGCRVWDVISSKPVASLTKGNDEIFCACRFSQTNDKNLVLYTAAVTDKGGSIVTWNTTTWKRIGSKSIVRDPISAFDVSADGKFLACGTTQGDIFVVNSSSMRIQQVIKKAHLGFVTTLRFSHDSRALASASLDSSTRVTMIEEKKDGGFSLWLVILIILIAIAAYFLKNPQRYKEFTTMIKL, from the exons ATGGCGAGCAACCCAGAGCCTCACAACTTCCAGAAGTACGGCGTCCCTTTCTACTCCGTAGCTTGGGTTCCCTACAACTCAATTCGATTTGACCCTAAACCAAAACCTCAAGATGACCAAGATCAGCCTAAGCCCGCCGACGAGCCCACTGCTGATCGTAAGTACATCGTATTGGCCGGTGGCGGTGGCGAAGGCAACAGTGGCATCCCAAACGCCGTTGTTCTCTCTGAATTTGATGTCGCATCCAATTCTCTCTCTGATGAGCCC GTTGTAAAGCATAGAACTGGCTCTGATTTGCCATACAGGATGGCAGTTCACCCTGGTGGTGAGGGCCTCATTTGTTCATTTCCCAAAAGCTGCAG ATGGTTTGAATGGGACGGAGAAAATAGCATCGAAGGTCATCAGATTGGTGTCAAGCAATCTGATAGAGTGCTCACCTCATTGGAAGACGTTGAACAACAGTTATCATTGGCATTTAACAACGAGGGTTCAATACTAGCATCTGGTGGTGAG AATGGAAATTTAAAGGTTTTCAAGTGGCCTAGCATGGAAATTGTTCTTGATGAAGCTAAAGCTCATAGTAGTGTGAAGGACTTAAATTTCAG CCCCGATGGGAAACTACTTGCATCTTTGGGAAGTGTTGGCTGTAGGGTATGGGATGTAATTTCATCAAAGCCTGTCGCTTCGCTAACAAAGGGAAAT GACGAAATATTTTGCGCATGTAGATTTTCTCAAACCAATGACAAGAATTTGGTTCTATATACGGCCGCAGTTACAG ATAAAGGTGGAAGCATTGTAACATGGAATACGACCACATGGAAGAGGATTGGCTCAAAGTCTATTGTCCGTGACCCAATATCTGCCTTTGATGTCTCTGCTGATGGAAAGTTCCTTGCATG TGGAACAACACAAGGGGATATTTTTGTTGTGAACTCGTCAAGTATGCGGATTCAACAAGTGATTAAGAAGGCACATCTTGGCTTTGTAACCACGTTGAGATTCTCTCATGATTCAAG AGCTTTGGCATCTGCCTCTTTGGATTCAAGCACAAGAGTAACAATGATAGAGGAGAAGAAGGATG GAGGATTTAGCTTGTGGCTCGTTATATTGATTATTCTAATAGCCATTGCTGCATATTTCTTGAAGAACCCTCAGAGATACAAGGAGTTTACTACTATGATAAAATTGTAA